A portion of the Andreesenia angusta genome contains these proteins:
- the cobA gene encoding uroporphyrinogen-III C-methyltransferase: MSVGKVYLIGAGPGDEELVTLKATRVMSKCDVILYDRLSSDSILKYAKPGCKVYYCGKKPGSHYKTQDEINEMLVSYAKQGHTVGRVKGGDPYVFGRGGEEALRLLEEGIEFEVVPGITSSIAVLEYAGIPMTQRGMAQSFHVFTGKTAKHLDIDWKTVSKLKGTLIFMMGLGNLDTIREGLISNGLDAQTPAAVVMKGTTSKQVSVVGTLCDIAEKVEQAGLESPCIIAVGQVVSLSEKLDWYSQKPLFGKNICITRSKEQAREMREMLLDLGAEVTEINSIETEVIPDALNSHSEKLSEYDYIVLSSVNAVNYFFDSLVEMEYDIRKLKAKFPAIGPKTAEALKARGIVPEFTADHFVMESLAEGLKERIARGERVLHPKSELSRDVLKKCLLAQDVSIDEVVLYRVKTGQTRGYESLEDVDIVLFTSPSTVKKMVELFGAESLREKKLVAIGPITEQEIKSQGLECEVSETHTMESMVKILEKI; encoded by the coding sequence ATGAGTGTCGGAAAAGTCTATTTGATAGGTGCAGGGCCGGGGGACGAAGAACTGGTGACTTTGAAGGCAACTAGAGTTATGTCGAAATGTGACGTAATCCTATACGACAGGCTTTCAAGCGACAGCATACTCAAGTATGCAAAGCCAGGCTGTAAGGTGTACTACTGCGGCAAGAAGCCTGGAAGCCACTACAAGACGCAGGACGAGATAAACGAGATGCTCGTCAGCTATGCAAAGCAAGGCCATACGGTAGGAAGGGTCAAGGGCGGAGACCCCTATGTGTTTGGAAGAGGTGGAGAAGAAGCGCTCAGGTTGCTTGAGGAAGGCATAGAGTTCGAGGTGGTGCCGGGTATAACCTCATCTATAGCTGTGCTGGAGTACGCGGGAATACCTATGACTCAAAGGGGCATGGCCCAGAGCTTCCACGTGTTCACGGGAAAGACAGCCAAGCATTTAGACATAGACTGGAAGACAGTGTCAAAGCTGAAGGGAACGCTTATATTTATGATGGGGCTTGGGAATCTGGACACAATAAGAGAAGGGCTGATCTCAAACGGACTAGACGCTCAGACGCCTGCGGCGGTTGTAATGAAGGGAACGACTTCCAAGCAGGTATCTGTAGTCGGAACTCTCTGTGATATAGCGGAGAAAGTGGAGCAGGCCGGACTCGAGTCGCCTTGCATAATAGCAGTTGGACAGGTAGTGTCTTTAAGCGAAAAGCTGGACTGGTATTCCCAAAAGCCTCTCTTCGGAAAAAACATATGTATTACACGCTCCAAAGAGCAGGCCAGAGAGATGAGAGAGATGCTGCTAGACCTCGGGGCTGAGGTCACGGAGATAAACTCCATAGAGACAGAAGTGATTCCAGATGCCTTGAATTCACACAGCGAGAAGCTCTCGGAATATGACTATATAGTGCTTAGCTCTGTAAATGCCGTCAACTATTTTTTTGACAGCCTGGTGGAAATGGAATATGATATCAGAAAGCTCAAGGCCAAGTTTCCGGCCATAGGGCCAAAGACTGCGGAAGCTTTAAAAGCCAGGGGGATAGTGCCGGAATTCACGGCAGACCACTTTGTGATGGAGAGCTTGGCGGAAGGTCTCAAAGAGAGGATAGCTAGGGGTGAGAGAGTGCTGCATCCCAAGTCTGAACTTTCAAGGGATGTACTGAAAAAATGTCTTTTAGCTCAAGACGTCTCGATAGATGAAGTTGTGCTTTACAGGGTGAAGACAGGGCAGACTAGGGGCTATGAATCCCTTGAGGATGTGGACATAGTGCTCTTCACCTCTCCATCTACAGTCAAGAAGATGGTGGAGCTATTTGGCGCTGAAAGCTTGAGAGAGAAGAAGCTGGTGGCCATAGGTCCCATCACGGAGCAGGAGATAAAGTCGCAGGGGCTTGAATGCGAAGTCAGCGAAACACACACGATGGAGAGCATGGTGAAAATTTTAGAGAAAATCTAG
- the hemC gene encoding hydroxymethylbilane synthase, whose protein sequence is MTIVLATRRSLLAQAQADRVGDLVQEKLGLKSEKLLIETLGDKRLDVTIDKIGGKGVFVKDVEDALVDGRAHGAVHSMKDVPYEMMDLFTISAIPEREDERDAFIGRAPFADLKHGAKIGTSSLRRKAQIKAIRPDIEVVPVRGNIQTRISKIEGENLDGIMLAAAGLKRMELEHLVTDYFDPTEFVPAVGQGAIGVETLRDSESDSIFRQLDIYEERVRIEAERSFMREMNGDCHTPIGAYSKLERDKLYMVGIFELEGVLVKKDVYGHAEDYIALGRKLAELVKRG, encoded by the coding sequence TTGACAATAGTACTTGCGACTAGAAGGTCACTTTTGGCCCAAGCTCAGGCCGACAGGGTAGGAGATTTGGTGCAGGAAAAGCTGGGCTTAAAGAGCGAGAAATTGCTGATAGAGACGCTTGGCGACAAGAGGCTGGACGTCACTATAGACAAGATAGGCGGCAAAGGTGTCTTTGTAAAAGACGTGGAAGATGCTCTTGTGGACGGCAGAGCCCACGGGGCGGTACATAGCATGAAAGACGTTCCATACGAGATGATGGACCTCTTCACCATATCCGCTATCCCAGAGAGAGAGGACGAGCGAGATGCGTTTATAGGGCGAGCGCCTTTTGCAGACTTGAAACATGGTGCGAAAATAGGGACTTCCAGCCTGAGGAGGAAGGCCCAGATAAAAGCCATAAGGCCTGATATAGAGGTCGTGCCTGTCAGGGGGAATATACAGACTAGAATCTCCAAGATAGAGGGCGAAAATCTGGACGGGATAATGCTTGCAGCTGCTGGACTCAAGAGAATGGAGCTTGAGCATCTCGTAACAGACTACTTCGACCCTACCGAGTTTGTGCCTGCTGTGGGGCAGGGAGCCATAGGTGTTGAGACTCTTAGAGATTCCGAATCAGACAGCATCTTTAGGCAGCTGGATATATACGAAGAGAGAGTCAGGATAGAGGCCGAGAGGAGCTTTATGAGAGAGATGAACGGAGACTGCCATACCCCAATAGGGGCATACTCCAAGCTTGAAAGAGACAAGCTGTACATGGTCGGTATATTCGAGCTGGAAGGTGTGCTTGTAAAGAAAGATGTCTACGGACATGCAGAGGACTATATTGCACTGGGCAGGAAACTGGCAGAGCTTGTAAAGAGAGGATAG
- a CDS encoding NAD(P)-dependent oxidoreductase, producing MNSKAIDLLSSSRVLIVGGGRAGYIKLASFASRGFSVDVLSEEFAEGIRSISLENPKVRLLSSIYSRDMLQDYELVIVGTSDQRLNSRIAEECRSLGKLYIYLPDYREGRASVMAEFETENIKVAIGTRYGSPKTSVFLGQKLKSLIEEYDDFVEYVGSLRSRIKDSERKREVMAFVNTEEFYELYRAGKGDSTIQTLYGGDLIDNSTCD from the coding sequence TTGAACTCAAAGGCAATAGACTTGCTTTCGAGCTCCAGAGTGCTTATAGTGGGGGGCGGAAGAGCAGGATATATAAAGCTCGCTTCGTTTGCATCTAGAGGCTTCAGTGTAGACGTGCTGTCAGAGGAGTTTGCAGAGGGCATAAGGAGCATATCCCTTGAGAACCCCAAAGTCAGGCTGCTTAGCTCCATCTACAGCAGAGATATGCTGCAGGATTACGAGCTGGTAATAGTAGGAACGTCCGACCAGAGACTGAACAGCAGAATAGCTGAGGAATGCAGGTCTTTGGGCAAGCTCTACATATACCTTCCAGACTACAGAGAGGGAAGGGCATCTGTGATGGCGGAATTTGAGACAGAGAATATAAAGGTAGCCATCGGAACGAGATATGGAAGCCCCAAGACATCTGTTTTTCTGGGGCAGAAGCTGAAGTCTCTCATAGAGGAGTACGACGACTTTGTGGAGTACGTCGGCTCACTGAGAAGCAGAATAAAAGACTCAGAGCGCAAGAGAGAAGTCATGGCGTTTGTGAACACAGAGGAATTCTACGAGCTCTACAGAGCGGGCAAGGGCGACAGTACGATTCAGACTTTATACGGAGGTGATTTAATTGACAATAGTACTTGCGACTAG
- the hemA gene encoding glutamyl-tRNA reductase: MIGVVGVDHSVPVVIREKFSVSKKKTRRKLNELKEIFEEAVILSTCNRTEVYFKPKIQKKSVTEELFRVMGWDERLSKYVYSLEGREAVEHLMHLSSGFLSVVLGEEQILSQIKSAYGDALEEKSVGKEFSSLFRKSIRCGKTFRAESKLHEIPVSSSSIAVSESRRRYASHYMIIGYGDVGKLTLKYLLSSQAEKVYLVVRDSNGVQVMDSRVEVIEYSERSRYYGEVDCIISSTSAPHVVVEHEDALKGKLIFDLAVPRDVSESVYSDPEIEVYNIDMLRRIDDENQKKRAALMESKRGIIESYIEEFYHWKATSELAETIAEMQRKSSEIVESRHRTFRNKRESRDVDELARQMIESASSAYLNRAIEVMKSETLKGRGEECLKIIEKIFC; encoded by the coding sequence TTGATAGGAGTAGTTGGAGTGGACCACAGCGTTCCAGTGGTCATAAGGGAGAAGTTTTCGGTTTCAAAGAAAAAGACAAGACGCAAGCTTAACGAGCTCAAGGAGATATTCGAGGAAGCAGTGATACTCAGCACATGCAACAGGACAGAAGTCTACTTTAAGCCCAAGATCCAGAAGAAGAGCGTTACAGAGGAGCTTTTCAGAGTAATGGGCTGGGACGAGAGGCTTTCAAAGTATGTGTACAGCCTTGAAGGACGAGAGGCTGTGGAACATCTGATGCACCTTTCGTCCGGATTTCTCTCTGTGGTGCTAGGGGAAGAACAAATACTGTCCCAGATAAAGTCGGCCTATGGGGATGCACTAGAGGAGAAGAGCGTGGGCAAGGAGTTTTCATCGCTTTTTCGGAAGTCCATAAGATGCGGGAAGACCTTTAGGGCTGAGTCTAAGCTGCACGAAATTCCAGTCTCCTCGTCCTCTATAGCTGTAAGCGAATCAAGAAGAAGGTATGCCAGTCACTACATGATAATAGGGTATGGAGATGTCGGGAAGCTGACGCTTAAATATCTGCTGTCTTCGCAGGCCGAAAAAGTGTATCTGGTGGTTCGGGACAGCAACGGTGTCCAAGTCATGGACTCGCGCGTGGAAGTGATAGAGTATTCCGAGAGAAGCCGCTACTACGGCGAAGTGGACTGTATAATTTCCTCCACTTCAGCACCCCACGTGGTGGTTGAGCATGAAGATGCGCTCAAGGGAAAGCTTATCTTCGACCTGGCGGTCCCAAGGGACGTATCGGAGTCGGTCTACTCAGACCCAGAGATAGAGGTCTACAATATAGACATGCTCAGAAGGATAGACGATGAAAACCAGAAAAAGAGGGCTGCACTTATGGAGAGTAAGCGGGGGATAATAGAGAGCTATATAGAGGAGTTCTACCATTGGAAAGCCACTTCGGAGCTTGCTGAAACAATAGCGGAGATGCAGAGAAAGTCCTCGGAGATAGTGGAGTCTAGGCACAGGACTTTCCGTAACAAGAGAGAGAGTAGAGATGTGGATGAGCTGGCAAGGCAGATGATAGAGAGCGCTTCAAGCGCATACCTAAACAGGGCCATAGAGGTTATGAAATCCGAGACGCTGAAGGGAAGAGGAGAAGAGTGTTTGAAGATAATAGAGAAGATATTTTGTTGA
- the cobK gene encoding precorrin-6A reductase: protein MIWILGGTSEAVELARAIKRDDYVVTVTTYAGLEQLKGCNGIVSKMGLEEMVVFIEENSVETVVDMSHPFAYEATENSTEASRRSGVKHIRYVRESSKEQFGKQFSSLEELKRYISTVSGNVFFTTGINTIEEFESVKRYNRFIYRVLPTVFSLEKCVSSGVKIEDIVAAMGPYTVEFNMAMFRNYGADFVVMKDSGSRGGTSEKIEACRRLGIEALILSRRDQEVGISDIGEILEMID, encoded by the coding sequence TTGATATGGATATTGGGCGGCACCTCTGAGGCGGTGGAGCTTGCAAGGGCCATAAAGCGAGACGACTATGTGGTCACTGTTACGACGTATGCAGGGCTTGAGCAGCTGAAAGGGTGCAACGGCATAGTCTCCAAGATGGGGCTAGAGGAGATGGTAGTATTCATAGAGGAGAACTCGGTGGAGACAGTGGTGGACATGAGTCATCCCTTTGCCTATGAGGCTACAGAGAACTCCACGGAGGCCAGCCGAAGGTCAGGCGTGAAGCATATAAGGTATGTAAGGGAGTCCTCTAAAGAGCAGTTCGGAAAGCAGTTCAGTTCGCTAGAGGAGCTCAAGCGCTATATCTCGACAGTGAGCGGGAATGTATTCTTCACCACGGGTATAAACACCATAGAGGAGTTTGAAAGCGTGAAGAGATACAATCGGTTTATATACAGAGTGCTTCCGACTGTATTTAGCTTGGAGAAATGCGTATCGAGCGGAGTGAAGATAGAGGACATAGTCGCCGCCATGGGACCGTATACGGTGGAGTTCAACATGGCAATGTTTCGAAACTACGGAGCTGATTTTGTAGTCATGAAAGACAGCGGAAGCAGAGGAGGTACATCCGAGAAGATAGAGGCCTGCAGGCGACTTGGTATAGAGGCCCTTATACTTTCAAGGAGAGATCAGGAAGTCGGGATATCAGATATAGGCGAGATTTTGGAGATGATAGATTGA
- the cobJ gene encoding precorrin-3B C(17)-methyltransferase translates to MAKLYVVGIGPGGRENMTLKALKAIEESEVLVGYSFYIELLGDLVKAKEVIKTGMRGELERCKAAIESARAGKTTAIVSTGDSGLYGMAGPIHEMAEGVEIEVVPGISSAFSAAAELGAPIMHDFCTISLSDLLTPWETIESRLEMASKADFVIALYNPKSKTRTTQIERAFEIIREHKADSTPVGIVKNSGRFGKAVSTSTLGDTDFEDIDMMTVVIVGNKETYFKDGNIVTPRGYSI, encoded by the coding sequence ATGGCTAAGCTTTACGTAGTGGGAATAGGGCCAGGAGGAAGAGAGAATATGACGCTGAAAGCTCTAAAGGCCATAGAGGAGTCAGAAGTGCTAGTGGGCTACAGCTTTTACATAGAGCTTTTAGGGGATCTGGTGAAAGCGAAAGAGGTGATAAAGACAGGCATGCGCGGAGAGCTAGAGAGGTGCAAGGCCGCAATAGAGTCAGCCAGAGCTGGAAAGACCACTGCGATCGTCAGTACAGGCGATTCAGGGCTTTACGGAATGGCCGGGCCGATACACGAGATGGCGGAGGGAGTCGAGATAGAAGTCGTTCCGGGGATAAGCTCGGCTTTTTCGGCGGCCGCAGAGCTAGGGGCCCCTATAATGCATGACTTCTGTACAATAAGTTTGTCCGACCTTCTGACTCCTTGGGAAACGATAGAGTCTAGGCTTGAGATGGCTTCAAAGGCCGACTTTGTAATAGCGCTCTACAACCCCAAGAGCAAGACAAGGACAACGCAGATAGAGCGCGCCTTTGAAATAATAAGAGAGCACAAGGCTGATTCAACGCCTGTGGGTATAGTGAAAAACTCGGGAAGGTTCGGGAAAGCCGTGTCGACCTCTACACTGGGAGATACGGACTTTGAAGATATAGACATGATGACAGTTGTGATAGTCGGAAACAAGGAGACCTACTTCAAGGATGGCAATATAGTCACGCCTAGGGGGTACAGCATTTGA